The Fusarium verticillioides 7600 chromosome 8, whole genome shotgun sequence genomic interval GATTGGCATAGTGAAGAGTGATTTTTGGGAGCGTTGGTAGCGGCACTTCTGtcaggttgaggatgatgaggatacTAAAGTCGTCAGTCTCGTCGCTTTCAATAGAAGAGGGAAATATTTACCCGGAAACGGTAATTAGTCCTAAGATGGCGATTCGTGATAGTGACGATAGCCGTCGCGGCGCTTGAAAGATTGAACTGATCATTGTGATGACATGTAGAgattgatggagatggtgggTGCTGAAAGCAGCTGCACGCCCAGAAAAAAGTTCGATTGCATAAATCGGGACAGTATTGCAAATCGTGCTGGACACTTAGCGTCCATGCTCGGAGTACCTTAAGTCTGACTAGGTCTTAGTGAAAGACCCTGCGAAGGGATTGCCAAAAAGAGTATGGACAAGTCCAAGTATGCCACCAACTCACCCCCATTCCTTTGCCCGTTGATAAAGACCATTAGAGATGAACATGGAGACACTTTGATCTTTTAGTGCATTGTCCTTGAGGGTCCTTTGTCCCCAAGCCAAGAGGGTCGCCGAACCAAACGCGATTCTAAGCCCCTCATTACTTTTCTTTCATGCACTTGctcatccatgccattgcCCGTCAAATCTACAAGTCTGAGTTATGATGCCTTCTTTTATCAAATCGAAGCTTCGGCGGGATTCTCTTCAGGCGCCTCTCATTGCCATCGTAGCATTACTCTTTGCGTAAGCGACACCTCCGCTTTCAAACGATCGTGTTCTAACAGCTTCTCAGATGGTTCATCGCCCTCGTTGTTCTCCCCCAATGCAAGCCCGCTATCGCTTCAGCTCGCCAGAATCTCCCCTCAATCGCCATCGACTGGTCTCCCAACAATGACCCCCGAAAGAACTACAACGCCTCCAAAGTAGCTCTGATCATTGAACATGAACCGTTACcccttcttgttcctctAATTCTCCACATGATCGGTGTTGTGCCCCCAGACTGGCGCTTCATCTTTATCGGATCTCAAAAGAGCGTGTGGACTGTCGGTCGTGCTTTCGGGATACAGGTTCAGCAAGGTTTGGGCAAGATTGAGCTGATGCAGCTGCCACAGCCATGGAAGATTAGGTCAAAAGAGGATAGAAATCGCCTTCTGACGGATACCAGGTTCTATGATGAGTTCCTGCCTGGAGTTGAGTGGCTCTTGAAGTTCAGCAGGGATAGTATTCTATGTGCCAACTCGGAGCTGAGCTTGAATGACTGGCTGGACTACACTTGGGCTGGCGCTACAGAGTAAGCtacctcttcctcattctcctcatcaactaACAAAAATTCAGCAACAGACAAAACAAAGCCCTTGCAGTCTACGGCGATCTCTCCCTCCGTCGCATCTCAGTCATCAAGCAGATCCTCAGCTTCCAATCACGATACAACGAcagtgaagctgatgactCATGGTTCGGCTCGCGTCTTGAAGTCCTCCCCGATGCAAAACTAGCCATGACTTCAGATCAGCCCTTTGCCGTTCAAAACAACATCACCTCAAGGCCGATGGGGTATAACCTCCAAGCACGTGGGAATCTGGTGGACTAGGAGGTCTGGAAGTATCCTGAGGCCAGGAAAGAGGCTTTGAAGTATTGTCCGGAGATACATATTATTCTCAATATGAAacttgagaaggagaggtGTCCTGGAGATAATCTCATGGGTCAGATTAATCCTACGACGATTACGATGGAAGAAGCTTTAACTACGTCCTAGAATTGTTCTAGAAGTGTCTTATTATCCTATTCATGATTCAACTCTACTTCTAATGATGCTGTTTCTTTCGACTGTCTTACTGATATGGTTACCATTTGTTGCTAAGATCTCAGCGCTACAGAAGTGTAACCGATCAGGACTCTTACAATCCCTAATCACTTTTGGACTAGTACACAACGCGCATCGCTCGCGAGATGCAGAAATGCAGGCCACTTGGCTATACGCTAGCTATTGGCGAGCAGGCAGCCGTCCGGGGATTTAGATACCCCTCAATAACCCTTCAAGGGCCCGCTCTCCCCTTTGGTCTAGTTTTTGTCGTCAACAACTACTAGTCTGTCTCGTCGGGCGCTATCCCGTCCCGTGAAGGGATGAGACAAATCCGGCCGCGCTACTGACCCTTCCGCCCTTGCACTAAGCAAAGCTTTTTTTTCTGGTCCAGAAACACAAATGAGATTGTCTTCCTCAGCTAGCAGGAAGCTAACGTAGGTGAGACAGATTTAGACCTTGGCTTTAAGGGATGAAGATTTTTAGGTCGTGTAGCTCAAGTAGAGGTAATCTTTACTAGATTTAGGGGACATTCACTAACTTTGTCCAGAATGCTCTTTTCACAGTCTTGAGTTCTCTTACTCCCTGCGGCAAGCAAAAATTAGACTCTACTGTGATTCTGTGCTAGAATTAGAGTAATCCTGCGAGAGGCAGTAGAATGCCAGCTCCCTCAGTGCACAGGGGATGAACCCTGGAATGGGGACGGAGAAAAGCGATGCCTGGCTCCTAAGTACTTGGCCCAATGACAATTCGGTGACCttatcttcttcatccatcttgagaatgataTGCTCCCAGAAAGTGATTTTGGACAAGCGCCATTCTGAGTTGAGTGCTGAGACTACACTTACATCACGCTCGTTACCTCTACCTCCTGCCTCGCATCTCACACAGTTCGACGacaccttctttctttgccCATATTCTCTGCCACTACACTCTTTTACCCCAGCTATGTCTCTGAAAAGAGAATCCAAGCTGTACCTCTTTCCCGAGGAAGTATctccgtcttcatcttcaacaacaataacCTCTTCACCTCAGACCTCCAAtattgacgatgaagatttCAGCAGACGACCAAGTGACTTTGAGCTCAATGATCTCTTTCATGATGACGAACCGCTTCTATCCGAACACAACGATTATTTGCGAGAgaaggaacaggaacagccTGTATCTAGAGCATCGAGCTCGGTGATGAAGTCAACATTTTGGACGTTGGTCAATGTCGTTGCTACAGTCTTGATTGTATATccccctcttctctttcaacGCCGTGATGCTGACTCTGCTTCAGGTCTTCACAAACAAAGCTATCCTCTCTGGCAATTCCCTCAAACACGCACAACTCTCCTTCGCAGCGTTCCACTTCACTATCACGGGCCTCgtgctcttcatcctctctcGCCCCAGAttcgccttcttcacacCTAAACCCGTCACCATTCGACACATGATACCGCTCTCCACCGTCATGGCCCTCAACGTCATTTTTCCTAACCTCTCGCTTGCATACTCGTCCGTACCATTCTACCAGATCTCGCGTATCTTGATTACACCTTGTGTGGCTGCTATGAACTTTGTACTCTACAGAGCTACACTTCCTTTTTATGCATGTATGGCGCTAGTTCCGGCATGTATTGGTGTCGGGATGGTCTCGTATTTTGACACTAAAGCCACGAGTGCGAGTGCGGCTACGACTGGGCTGCTGGGTGTTATCTTTGCATTTCTGGGTATTTTCTTTTCGTCGCTTTATACAGTCTGGCTTGAGAGTTACAGAAAGCAGCTGAGTATGACGAGTATGCAGTTGTTGCTCAACCAGGCTCCATTGTCTGCGTTCCTGCTGCTGTACTTTATTCCATTTGTTGATAAGGCTCCTGATCTGGAAGATTTATCTCTAGACCTTTGGGTATTGGTTCTTTTGGTACGTTCCTATCTGTCAGGTGGAATGTCCGCTAATGAGCCATACAGTCTGGCATCTTTGCAGCCTTGGTTAACGTCTCgcaattcttcatcattgcgGAAATGGGTCCGGTGACTAGTACCGTTGTCGCTCACGGCAAGACCTGCATTATCGTTGCTATTGGCTGGTACATCTCCGGTAGAGACGTTGCTGATAAGTCTATCATCGGCCtcatgatggctttgcttGGAATAATCCTGTGGGTAAACTGTGTTATGTGCCGTGCTCTGGACTTGTCAGTTGACCTGTTACAGGTACTCGGCCGCTATTTTGAGACAGGGCCATAGGGCATAAAGCATAGACGGAGAGCGAGAGAAAACGCACATTGATCACAGAACACATAAATTCAGTTGCGTCACGTGTATGCAATTGCCGGGGTCTTATTCTGGGGGATGCTGCATGCCTGCGGGTGAAAAGATTAGTGGTCGAGTAAGACACAGACTGGAGGTGAGCATCACAACTAGGGTTCAGATAAATACTTAATTTTGGAGGGGCTTGGGGTTGACCCGCTGCAGCCGGCTTCTTTGTTCATGTCTGCCCAACGTGATGATAGCACATTACCCTGTATCTACATGGTAGCAGAAAGAATAATACCAAGACAGCTCAGGTAAAGCAGTAATAACATAAACACAAGATATTTATAAAAGGTTGAAATAGTTATGCGTCACCAAATCTTACTAGAGGTCCCAGCATTTGAGGCGCTTCTTTCGATTCTATTATGTCAATTGATGCTCTCCGGCTAATGTGTTTTTACTACCCACCCACTGTACTGACAGCGCAACGAGAACACTACAATTGGAACATGACCACTGAGTTGTGAACAATAAGCAGTTTTCTATAAAGGAACACCTTGAATTTTGAGATTCTTATTCACTCGGTTGTTTAATGAAATGTAATTTTGTTCATTGTCGTAGCACGggttggttgttgattgaaTTGAgcgccgacgatgatgacgaggagagCGAGCAGACGCCGAGAGCTGAGCCTTCGCTGTCGGATGAACGTGCTTCTCAACGCACTGGTAGTACTGGTGCATCGGGCGCATCATCTCCCACCAAGGCTTTGCGGGCGCTCAAGTATCAGGACGCTGGGCTTGACCATGTGAAGCTCGACGTCTCGGACGAGACACTTTCAGCGTCTCTGGTGGAACTGGCGAACGACATGCAAGACTTTGGCAATGGTGAAAGCGTTGTACCTGTGTATCTTATGGTTGGTCCCATCGGTTCTGCTGGCATAGCCTGGTAAACTGACGTATGaaaggatgagatcaaagacctTGGCACAAAGACAACCCGCTCATGGCAAGTTCCAGCCTTATCGatttgacgacgacgacaagcgTTACCCGAAGACTACGCATCGACAACTCAAACTTGGCGATGTACTTCAAGTTGTTAGTGATGCTCGAGACTGCGACGAGTATCAGGCGATGAGGCGTATTGGAACAACCATGTTCACACgcccctcctcaacatcatcttccgCGGAACCAACCCTTGCCCAACACAGCTCGATGGCTTCACATCTTGGTACGTCAACCCCCTTCGCCTCACCTTAATCATATCTGACATTCACAAACagcaccaccgcctccaTCCTCCCCGAGTACAAGATCCACGCCACTGTCGGCAAGAAAGTCGATTacgccagcttcatcaaccccgaGCAGGACAAGTTCCTCCCCAACgccaccaagctcatcgacaaggatTGTGCGACTGCCACGGATAACAGCATTAACCACACCAGCTTCCAGCGCCTCCTCGATCGACCCATCTCTTTCAGCATTGAGACGAAGCGCGGTGCGCAGACGGCGCAAAAGGCGGAACTTCAGATGGGCGTATAGCATGCAGCCCAATGGAAGCATTTTAAGTCTCTTGCTGGTAGCGGTTTGGTGCATCTGCCGTTTATTCCTGGGATGATTGTCCGAGGGCACGTTTAGGAATTCGTGGCCTCTCCTTTTgtcgatggcaagactgtGTGTATCCATTGCTTTTGGCTGAGATTTATCGAACTAATCGGCTTGCAGACCCTTTTTACCGCACATGGCTCTTTTGGATCGACTGCGAGCTTGCTCTTGACTTTTCAGATCATTGCTGGCGTCCAGCGCCTGAGAATCTGGACACTTGAGGTCTTCTGGCCTTGGTATAAGACGTATGTACTTGGcccgaagccatcgccggtCGCCGCGGCGGGGATAGCATGATCGGATCTCTTTGCCGTTCATCATTTGCAAATGAGCGCCATGGCCATCTCACACCCTAGACTAAGTTCTTAGTCCTTGTACCACCAACACGTCTGACCAGCAAAAAGCTACAGGGTGTAGTGCTCTTATCCCATCACTGTACTTGGTCCATCATAGCGACTTGGAAATAAAACTTGGATGGTCAGGCTACAATGGAAACCTTGGTTGACCtttggatgatgaagcttGGATGCTGAGATGAGGATCAATTTGCACATGGCATGTGTATAAAGCAGAAAGCGTGATTTCGCATCTGATGCGACTCTATCCTGCATTTGGATCAGGTCACGAGCCGTTGAATAGCAAATTGATGGGGTTATGCAAGTCTAAGAAAGTTGCGTTTTAGTAATTTCCGCTCATGAATGTTCTATGCCAACCCACCGTATTTGTTCATGCCGCATGCTTACCAGCCATAGATAGTGTTCGGATTGAGAAAGGCTCTATTTATAAATGGTGTATTGCGTTAGATTGTTCCTCGATTATTTAACGTCACCATTCCGGCTTTCCATATCTATCACTTTGCGGATGGTGGTCATTCCAAGTCGCGTGCGCATAGACCTGAACATCTCAAAAGAGTAGAGACAAACGAGCGACATTGTTTTAAACAACTGAAGCACCTTATGCAAGACTCGCCCGTTCATATCCCTTAATCCAGTATTCTGATTGCAGGAAGACGCCAACATTGATGGACAGCCATGGTTTGATCGGATCAACTACAGCAAGATCAAAACGTCGAATCAGCTATAGATACACTCACGCATTAGCAAATGGGTCGAAAACAGAATGAATCGCGTCGTTCAAGACCTACCTCAACAAAAACTTTGTTCAACTCCATCAGCGCAATATTCTTCCCAAGACATTGCCACCGTCCGTATCCAaacacaagctcaagagTCCCTTCCATAAGACGAAGGCTATCAACAGAGGAATGCAGCCATCTTTCTGGACGAAACTCATCCGAGTCTTCGCCCCAGATGTCGGTTCGGCGGAAGATACCCCAGGCGCAATAGCCGATCTTAGTACCTTCAGGCAGATACTGTCCTTTGAAGGTATCGCCACCTTGAGGGACTTCCTTGCTCATGAGGCCGACAACCGGCGGGTGAATTCAAAGGCCTTCTTTGATAACGGCTTGGAGGTATGGCATTGCTCGTGCTTCGGCATCAGTGACGATAGGGTGACTTAGTTTGGAGTTGTCGATCTCTGCTCGCATTGCCTGAACCACACGAggattggagatgatgtagAGTAGAGTTGCTCGGATGGCAGTGGCGGTGGTGTCAGCACCTGCTAGGCTTGTCGGTGTTAGCTACCCGTCGTATTAAGGCGCAGAGTACGGCCTTGACTCACATTTGCATCAGAATCTCCGACTCAACCTCATGCTGGAGGAGCCCCCGCGAAACAAACGAGCCAATCATGTCTCTCTGAACCTTGGGGTTTGGACCAAAGCGTTCGGCCGCAACCTTCTTCGCGATCGCCATGACTCTACCCACGCCAGCTTTGTCCTTGTCCGACGGCAGCATACTCCTGAAAATGGGAAGCTGCAGCAGTTTAATCATCCAGGGCATTACGGTGGTAGTGATGATTGTCGGCATGCTCTCTTCCATCGCAGTGATGTAACCATTCACATCCGAGTCGGTCTCCAAGTCGCCAAACGCCTCACCAAAAGCCAGCGCAGAAATGACATCGAGCGTGAAATACTGGGCCTTGTATCCAAAGTCAAAAGGTATATCTTTGGATATGTATTCAGTATCAAGCAAATCGAGCAAACGCTCGACGTTCTCATCTATTGTtgtctcgatgttgtcaacTTCCTTGCCGGAATATGCTGCTGCCATTTTCGAACGAGTGCTGGCGTGCAGATCATCGTCGCGCTGGGACAGGACGTTGTCTTTCGTTGGATCGAGGCGCATGGCGTCGTACCAGCTGGAGCGTTTATATCGTGTGCGCACATTGAGCATGTGTTTCATCAGATCTGGGTCGGACGTAATGAGGTCGTTGGGTCCTACGCGGACGATGTCGCCTGTCCACTGGTGTTAGTTGGCAAATCCAAGTGCTCCGATGAAGTCGATAGAATGACATCATTTACAACGAAACCTCAGAAATCACGCGTATGAACAGGCGCTACAGTTGTACTCACCATATTTCTTGCAAGTTTCCCAAAGGTCAAGATATGTACGACCACCACCGACTCGTGAGATGAGCCATAATTGACTGAAACCCGCAATCGCGGGGCCTTTGAAATGGCGCAGGTGGGCCCATTGACGAATCGTTGAGACAACATACCACAGAACAAAGACAACTccgacaagagcagcagcccgACCATCAAGGTGAATAAGTCCCATGACAGAGtcaatatcctcaaagaTATCTATTGGAACATGAGTGAGTTAAAATGTCTCTGCACAGCGACTTTAACGGTCAGTGTTACCCCGCTTCTTTATAGATCCAGGGTTCGTTAAGCGACACGCCGTGCAATGTTACAGTTTTCTCTGATTTGGAAATGCCCGAGTGCGTGCACAGACTTTTGAGTGATATGATAGCGACGATCTTTGCTATTTAAGGATTTGAGAAGTATGGTTTGCACCAATTGAAAATCCTCAATTATCAACTGTGTATAGTCCGTATTAAGGTACTTAAGTCACTTGTCGTGTTGACAATAGTAGACCCAATATCACAGCAGCGGGGGCGAATCGGCTGCTTAATTCTAATAAGGTTGATTTCTCTATTAGCTTTTGGGATATATTCTCAGTGCTGTTGCGGCATGCGTTGTTAAGACTAGGGTTAACGTTAAGCGTCTTAAGAACGGGATGCTTGACGGCAGGGTGAAAACCGAACATCCCGGATcaggccatcatcgtcgtGGGGAGCTATGGGCACCGTATCACTTCTATCTAGCTATTCTGATCCGCGTGCGGGATCAAGGATTGCTACCAATCCCCGGCTTGCAAAGCTATTTCCacttggaagttgaagagggtCAGGTTCGATGGT includes:
- a CDS encoding hypothetical protein (At least one base has a quality score < 10); the protein is MSKEVPQGGDTFKGQYLPEGTKIGYCAWGIFRRTDIWGEDSDEFRPERWLHSSVDSLRLMEGTLELVFGYGRWQCLGKNIALMELNKVFVELIRRFDLAVVDPIKPWLSINVGVFLQSEYWIKGYERASLA